The following are encoded in a window of Thermoanaerobacter ethanolicus JW 200 genomic DNA:
- a CDS encoding NADH-quinone oxidoreductase subunit 5 family protein produces the protein MQSNLLLLSIIFPIIAGIIVLFLRQSSIRKVFIAVSLGVIILLSLIMLENLKVPDIFNSPAYYSGMDVAIKIGDFVLLLYVLYISFKIKEWRATFFAVLQLVPLIYFEFFILKEHEVAMFLVDELSIIMNLIISIVGSLIALYAFGYMDHHEEEKHVSPTRQPRFFAIILIFIGAMNGVVFSNNLMWMYFFWEVTTLSSFMLISHDQTEEAIRNAARALWINMMGGFALLLGIIFIYTNYNTISLVDVLSIKDTAYILLPMFFIAFAAFTKSAQLPFQSWLLGAMVAPTPVSALLHSSTMVKAGIYILLRFSPLFRGTLLSDFIAIYGAFTFIATAFLAISQSNAKRILAYSTVSNLGLMIASIGINTSSAIAAAILLLIFHAVSKALLFLCVGTIEQHIGSRDIEDMKGLVNRMPVTAAITFIGILTLMAAPFGMLVSKWLIIEVAANQIWISVILAIGSALTVLYYTRWIGNLLSGTYFSKRSEEHMNTTIGISLYSLTAIAIVLSFAISTLYNMLVMPQILNMKMDVALKAVKGYLYTSNGGFTIYPIFITIGIAIVLSLISIRKSTRVAVKTTPYTAGLTYVEEDGYDVKNYYLTTFATEGILTKYFNYISVALIAVILGGAIL, from the coding sequence ATGCAGTCAAATTTATTACTGCTAAGCATTATATTTCCTATTATAGCGGGTATTATTGTTCTTTTTTTGAGGCAATCTTCTATTAGAAAGGTTTTTATTGCTGTATCTTTGGGTGTAATCATTTTACTATCTTTAATTATGTTGGAGAACTTAAAAGTACCTGATATTTTTAATTCACCGGCTTATTACAGTGGTATGGATGTGGCCATCAAGATAGGGGACTTTGTTCTTTTGCTTTATGTTCTTTATATTTCTTTTAAAATTAAAGAATGGAGAGCGACTTTTTTTGCAGTATTACAACTTGTTCCTTTAATATACTTTGAGTTTTTTATATTAAAGGAACACGAAGTTGCAATGTTTTTAGTAGATGAACTGTCTATTATAATGAACTTGATTATATCAATTGTTGGTTCTCTAATAGCTCTTTATGCCTTTGGATATATGGACCATCATGAAGAAGAGAAACATGTATCACCTACAAGACAGCCAAGATTTTTTGCTATTATACTTATATTCATAGGGGCAATGAATGGAGTAGTATTTTCTAATAATTTGATGTGGATGTATTTCTTCTGGGAAGTAACTACATTAAGTTCCTTCATGCTTATAAGCCATGACCAAACAGAAGAAGCTATTAGAAATGCAGCAAGAGCTTTATGGATTAACATGATGGGTGGTTTTGCACTTTTACTGGGCATAATATTTATTTACACTAACTACAACACTATATCTTTAGTTGATGTATTAAGCATAAAAGATACTGCGTATATACTTTTGCCAATGTTCTTTATAGCATTTGCAGCTTTTACAAAATCTGCGCAACTGCCCTTCCAGAGTTGGCTTCTTGGGGCAATGGTGGCTCCCACGCCGGTTTCTGCACTTTTGCACTCCAGTACAATGGTTAAGGCGGGTATATATATTTTACTGAGATTTTCGCCACTTTTTAGAGGTACATTGTTGAGTGATTTTATAGCAATATATGGTGCGTTTACTTTCATAGCTACAGCTTTCCTTGCTATAAGTCAAAGCAATGCCAAGAGAATACTGGCATATTCTACTGTATCAAATTTAGGGCTTATGATAGCAAGCATTGGAATTAATACTTCAAGTGCTATTGCTGCAGCTATATTGCTTTTGATATTCCATGCAGTGTCTAAAGCTTTGTTGTTCTTGTGCGTTGGAACGATAGAGCAACATATTGGAAGTAGAGATATTGAAGATATGAAGGGTTTGGTAAATAGGATGCCTGTAACAGCGGCAATAACTTTTATAGGAATTTTAACTCTTATGGCAGCACCCTTTGGAATGCTTGTATCTAAATGGCTTATAATAGAAGTAGCAGCTAATCAAATATGGATTTCTGTTATATTAGCGATAGGAAGTGCTTTGACAGTACTTTATTACACCAGATGGATAGGAAATCTTTTATCGGGAACGTATTTTAGTAAGCGCTCAGAGGAGCATATGAATACCACAATTGGTATTTCTCTCTACAGCTTAACAGCTATAGCTATTGTATTAAGTTTTGCAATTTCAACTTTATATAATATGTTAGTAATGCCTCAAATATTGAATATGAAAATGGATGTGGCTCTCAAAGCTGTTAAAGGCTATTTATATACTTCAAACGGAGGATTTACCATTTATCCTATTTTCATAACAATTGGTATAGCGATAGTGTTATCACTAATTTCCATAAGAAAATCTACACGAGTTGCTGTAAAAACTACTCCTTATACAGCAGGACTTACTTATGTAGAAGAGGATGGGTATGATGTAAAAAACTACTATCTCACGACTTTTGCAACTGAAGGGATATTGACAAAATATTTTAATTATATTTCTGTTGCTTTAATTGCTGTGATTCTGGGAGGTGCTATCCTATGA
- a CDS encoding Mrp/NBP35 family ATP-binding protein, with protein sequence MIIYYNINVNKKIPMGGIELLTKEQVLNALRKVYDPEIGRSIVDLDMVRNIQIEGDKVTIDINLTVKGCPLQDTIKKDAIEEVSKLEGVSEVIVNLGSMTEEERQNLARKLSGGRKPIFENTRVIVVGSGKGGVGKSTVAANLAVALARLGFKVGLLDADVLGFSVPRLLGIVDERPYALDEHTILPLERFGIKVISMGNFTDEDTPLIWRGPLLSGVLDQFFNDVYWGELDYLVLDLPPGTGDIPLTVMQKLPESKFVLVTTPQASASHVAGRIGYMAKKVNLEVIGIVENMSYFECPNCHQRYNIFGEGETEKLAQDLGTEILVKIPITVKVRELSDVGIPPALDDGPEGLPYIELAEKVVEKVRPIK encoded by the coding sequence ATGATTATATATTATAATATAAATGTCAACAAAAAAATACCAATGGGAGGTATAGAGTTGCTTACAAAAGAACAAGTATTAAACGCTCTAAGAAAGGTTTATGACCCAGAAATAGGAAGAAGTATAGTTGACCTTGATATGGTGAGAAATATTCAAATAGAAGGGGATAAAGTTACAATTGACATAAACCTTACTGTGAAAGGTTGCCCTCTTCAAGATACTATTAAAAAAGATGCTATCGAAGAAGTATCCAAACTTGAAGGAGTTTCAGAAGTAATAGTAAATTTAGGTAGCATGACAGAAGAAGAAAGACAAAATTTAGCAAGAAAGCTTAGCGGTGGCAGAAAACCTATATTTGAAAATACGAGAGTAATAGTAGTAGGTAGTGGAAAAGGTGGAGTAGGTAAATCAACTGTTGCAGCTAATTTAGCTGTAGCTCTTGCCAGATTAGGCTTTAAAGTAGGGCTTTTGGATGCGGATGTGTTGGGATTTAGTGTTCCAAGGCTTTTGGGGATTGTGGATGAAAGACCTTATGCATTGGATGAGCATACTATTTTGCCATTAGAAAGATTCGGAATAAAAGTGATTTCGATGGGTAATTTTACTGACGAAGATACACCTTTGATATGGAGAGGTCCACTTTTGTCAGGAGTTCTTGATCAGTTTTTCAATGATGTATATTGGGGAGAATTAGATTATTTAGTATTGGATTTACCACCAGGAACAGGAGATATACCTCTTACAGTGATGCAAAAATTGCCCGAGTCAAAATTTGTGCTTGTGACAACTCCACAAGCTTCAGCATCTCACGTAGCGGGAAGAATTGGCTATATGGCTAAAAAAGTTAATTTAGAAGTTATAGGTATTGTGGAAAACATGTCATATTTTGAATGTCCTAACTGCCACCAAAGATATAATATTTTTGGTGAAGGGGAAACAGAAAAATTAGCGCAAGATTTAGGAACAGAAATACTTGTAAAGATTCCAATAACGGTTAAAGTCAGAGAATTAAGCGATGTAGGTATACCACCTGCTCTTGATGATGGACCTGAGGGACTTCCTTATATTGAGCTGGCGGAAAAGGTTGTGGAGAAAGTAAGGCCTATCAAATAA
- a CDS encoding hydrogenase large subunit, whose product MSEKSTIPFGPQHPVLPEPIHLKLVVEDEKVVEAYPAFGFVHRGLELLVKKKDFNQMVYVVDHICGICSAMHGQAYCQAVEELIGVDVPERAKYLRVIWAEIHRIHSHLLWFGLLADAFGFENLFMLSWRIREKIMDILEATAGNRVIISVNIVGGVRRDINSEQAKWLLNELKEVEEGLKELDKIVRNNYTIKQRTVGVGVLSKDEAYKLGAVGPTLRGSGVPIDMRTTGYAAYKDLNFEPIVEKDGDTYARTIVRVKEMFQSIDLARQAISKLPEGEINVKVKPNLPAGEVISRVEQPRGEVFYYIKSTGGKYLDRLRIRTPTFANLASLLHMLPGSTLADVPVLVLTIDPCISCTER is encoded by the coding sequence ATGAGTGAAAAAAGTACAATACCATTTGGCCCACAACATCCTGTTTTGCCAGAGCCTATACACTTGAAATTGGTCGTTGAGGATGAAAAAGTAGTAGAGGCTTACCCGGCTTTTGGTTTTGTTCATAGAGGGCTTGAGTTGCTTGTTAAGAAAAAGGATTTTAATCAAATGGTATATGTGGTTGACCATATTTGTGGCATCTGCAGTGCTATGCATGGCCAGGCTTATTGCCAGGCAGTAGAAGAATTGATTGGCGTTGATGTACCAGAGAGAGCAAAATATTTAAGGGTTATTTGGGCAGAAATTCACAGGATTCACAGCCATCTTCTATGGTTTGGCCTTTTGGCAGATGCTTTTGGATTTGAGAATCTTTTTATGTTGTCTTGGAGAATAAGGGAAAAGATAATGGATATACTGGAAGCTACAGCTGGTAACAGAGTGATTATTTCTGTAAACATTGTTGGTGGTGTGAGAAGAGATATTAATAGTGAACAAGCAAAATGGTTACTTAATGAGCTTAAAGAAGTCGAAGAAGGCTTAAAAGAGCTTGATAAAATAGTTAGAAATAATTATACTATTAAGCAAAGAACTGTAGGTGTTGGTGTACTTTCTAAAGATGAAGCATATAAGTTGGGAGCTGTAGGACCTACTTTAAGGGGAAGCGGTGTACCTATCGATATGAGAACGACAGGTTATGCTGCTTATAAGGACTTAAATTTTGAACCAATTGTAGAAAAAGATGGAGATACTTATGCGCGAACAATTGTAAGGGTAAAAGAAATGTTTCAGTCAATAGACCTTGCAAGACAAGCAATAAGTAAGCTGCCAGAAGGTGAAATAAATGTAAAAGTAAAGCCTAATTTACCTGCTGGTGAAGTTATCTCAAGAGTCGAACAGCCTAGAGGCGAAGTATTTTACTACATTAAATCCACTGGAGGAAAATACTTAGATAGGCTTAGAATAAGAACGCCTACTTTTGCAAATTTAGCATCTCTTTTGCACATGCTTCCAGGCAGTACTTTAGCAGATGTGCCTGTGCTTGTTTTGACAATTGACCCATGTATCAGCTGTACTGAAAGGTAG
- the hypA gene encoding hydrogenase maturation nickel metallochaperone HypA: protein MHELSVTQSLVDMVLEEAEKREVKKVTKVTVVIGELTGLESESIKFYFDILSENTVAEGAELTFKIIKAQFKCRQCGTIFERSNFTFNCPVCGGVGVLVNKGKEFYIESIEVE from the coding sequence TTGCATGAGTTGTCTGTGACCCAAAGTCTGGTTGACATGGTGCTGGAAGAAGCAGAAAAGAGAGAGGTTAAAAAAGTTACCAAAGTTACAGTTGTAATAGGGGAACTTACTGGTCTTGAAAGTGAAAGTATAAAGTTTTATTTTGACATATTATCAGAAAATACGGTAGCAGAAGGAGCAGAGCTAACGTTTAAAATTATAAAAGCACAGTTTAAGTGCAGGCAGTGTGGTACCATTTTTGAAAGGTCTAATTTTACTTTTAACTGTCCTGTATGTGGAGGAGTAGGAGTTTTGGTGAACAAAGGGAAAGAATTTTACATTGAAAGTATAGAGGTGGAATAG
- a CDS encoding AAA family ATPase produces MVKEILLGITIAFAIFAAFLGINVTPLLFLAGAFLLFNYIMENKGLIPGSKNIIKPESEISFEDIGGQNTAISELKEALDFVINREKISKMGIRPIKGILLTGPPGTGKTLLAKAAAKYTNSSFIATSGSEFIEMYAGVGAQRVRNLFETAKNLARKEGKNSAIIFIDEIDILGAKRGTNESHHEYDQTLNQLLVEMDGIKSDGEINILVIAATNRPDLLDPALLRPGRFDRQVVVDLPDKSGRLQILKIHTKNKPLGEDVNLEEIAEDTFGFSGAHLESLCNEAAILAMRDNSEVILQKHFKEAVDKVILGEKSDRKPTEEEIFRVSVHESGHAIISETVNPGSVATVTIVPRGKALGFVRQTDKEDMLIYTKEQLEKDIMVALGGTVAELLVLGNRSTGSANDFEQAVDIAKKMVYTGLSDLGIVSKEDVPKEKVNEEVNKIIQVQEGKVKEILEEKLEVLKAIADILRKEETISGEKLRELIGEKEVAIA; encoded by the coding sequence ATGGTTAAAGAAATTTTACTGGGAATAACTATCGCATTTGCTATATTTGCAGCTTTTCTTGGTATAAATGTTACTCCTTTACTCTTTCTGGCAGGTGCTTTTTTACTTTTTAATTATATTATGGAAAATAAAGGGTTAATACCAGGGAGCAAAAATATTATAAAACCCGAATCGGAAATATCCTTTGAAGATATTGGAGGACAAAATACTGCTATTTCTGAGTTAAAAGAAGCCTTGGATTTTGTAATAAATAGGGAGAAAATCTCTAAAATGGGTATACGGCCTATCAAGGGCATATTACTGACAGGACCTCCTGGAACTGGTAAGACTTTATTAGCTAAAGCAGCTGCAAAATATACAAATTCCAGCTTTATAGCTACTTCAGGTAGTGAATTTATAGAAATGTATGCAGGAGTAGGTGCTCAAAGAGTTAGAAATCTTTTTGAAACAGCAAAAAATCTTGCTAGAAAAGAAGGCAAAAACAGTGCAATAATATTTATTGATGAAATTGACATATTAGGTGCTAAAAGAGGAACTAATGAAAGCCATCATGAATACGACCAAACCCTTAATCAATTGCTAGTGGAAATGGATGGGATTAAAAGCGATGGAGAAATAAATATTTTAGTAATTGCTGCAACAAACAGGCCAGATTTATTAGATCCTGCTCTTTTGCGACCTGGCAGATTTGACAGGCAAGTAGTTGTGGACTTGCCTGATAAAAGTGGAAGGCTGCAGATTTTAAAAATTCATACAAAGAATAAGCCTTTGGGGGAAGATGTTAATCTTGAAGAAATAGCTGAAGATACTTTTGGTTTTTCTGGAGCTCATTTAGAGAGCCTTTGCAATGAGGCAGCAATTCTTGCTATGCGAGATAATTCAGAAGTTATTTTACAAAAGCATTTTAAAGAGGCTGTAGATAAAGTTATATTGGGAGAAAAAAGTGATAGAAAACCTACAGAAGAAGAAATATTTAGAGTTTCTGTTCATGAATCGGGACATGCTATAATAAGCGAAACAGTAAATCCAGGTTCTGTTGCGACTGTGACAATTGTACCAAGAGGTAAAGCACTTGGATTTGTGAGGCAGACAGACAAAGAAGACATGCTCATTTATACAAAAGAACAGTTGGAAAAAGATATAATGGTGGCTTTAGGTGGTACAGTAGCTGAGCTTTTGGTTTTGGGCAATAGAAGTACTGGTTCTGCTAATGACTTTGAACAGGCGGTTGATATTGCAAAGAAGATGGTATACACTGGATTGTCCGATTTAGGGATAGTAAGTAAAGAAGATGTTCCTAAGGAAAAGGTCAATGAGGAAGTAAATAAAATTATTCAGGTCCAAGAAGGAAAAGTAAAAGAAATTTTAGAGGAAAAACTGGAAGTATTAAAAGCGATTGCAGATATTTTAAGAAAAGAAGAAACTATATCAGGAGAGAAACTAAGAGAACTGATAGGTGAAAAGGAAGTTGCTATAGCTTGA
- a CDS encoding respiratory chain complex I subunit 1 family protein, producing the protein MIKEIGIFVVAVILAPLIGGFLSGIDRKLTAFIQGRYGPPIWQPFYDVIKLLYKQRLLVNDFQVFSAYMYLLSAILSVGLFAIKADLLMILFIMSVGLVFYIAGALSTKSPYSQVGAQRELMQMLAYEPMLIFFAIAVYNVTGSFNLAQIMTHGKLLLDLPLMFILLGLVLTIKLKKSPFDLSASEHAHQELVRGILTDYSGPYLALIHIADWYEMILILAMIAILWSQNLVIGALIALATFFVDIVIDNITARMTVKWMLAFSWSISILFTIVNIAYIYFRR; encoded by the coding sequence ATGATAAAAGAAATTGGGATATTTGTTGTTGCAGTGATTTTAGCTCCTTTAATCGGCGGTTTTTTATCAGGGATTGACAGAAAACTAACAGCATTTATACAAGGAAGATATGGGCCTCCCATCTGGCAGCCTTTTTACGATGTAATAAAACTTTTATACAAGCAAAGACTATTAGTAAATGACTTTCAAGTGTTTTCTGCCTATATGTATCTTTTATCAGCGATTCTTTCTGTGGGGCTTTTTGCTATAAAAGCAGACCTTTTGATGATTTTGTTTATAATGTCTGTAGGACTTGTGTTCTATATAGCGGGAGCTCTTTCAACAAAATCTCCTTACAGCCAAGTTGGGGCTCAAAGAGAGCTAATGCAGATGTTAGCATATGAACCGATGTTGATATTTTTTGCTATAGCAGTCTACAATGTGACCGGAAGCTTTAATTTAGCTCAAATAATGACCCATGGCAAATTGCTTTTAGATTTGCCTTTGATGTTTATACTTTTGGGCTTGGTTTTGACAATCAAGTTAAAGAAATCACCTTTTGACTTATCAGCTTCAGAACATGCTCATCAAGAGTTGGTACGAGGCATTTTGACGGACTATTCAGGTCCTTACCTTGCTTTGATTCATATTGCTGATTGGTATGAAATGATTTTAATACTAGCAATGATAGCTATATTATGGTCTCAAAATCTTGTAATAGGTGCTCTTATTGCTTTGGCGACATTCTTTGTGGATATAGTCATAGATAATATAACAGCAAGAATGACAGTAAAATGGATGTTAGCTTTTAGCTGGAGTATAAGTATTCTATTTACAATTGTGAATATAGCTTATATATATTTTAGGAGATGA
- a CDS encoding NADH-quinone oxidoreductase subunit B family protein: MGLKEFVEKSFKKSPWVLHYNCSSCNGCDIEILACMTPLYDMERFGMVNVGNPKHADILVVTGTVNTRNKEVLKNIYDQMPDPKVVVAVGVCAATGGVFREAYNVIGGIDKVIPVDVYVPGCPAKPEAIIDGLYKAAEILKEKYEKMGKAEEVLK; encoded by the coding sequence ATGGGTTTAAAAGAATTTGTAGAAAAATCTTTTAAAAAGTCACCGTGGGTTTTGCATTACAACTGCAGCAGTTGTAATGGTTGTGATATTGAAATCTTAGCTTGTATGACTCCTCTCTATGACATGGAGAGGTTTGGAATGGTAAATGTAGGAAATCCGAAACATGCGGATATTTTAGTGGTGACAGGTACAGTCAATACAAGAAATAAGGAAGTCTTAAAAAATATATACGACCAAATGCCTGACCCTAAAGTTGTGGTAGCAGTAGGAGTTTGTGCCGCGACTGGTGGAGTATTCAGAGAAGCTTATAATGTTATAGGAGGAATTGATAAAGTAATTCCTGTAGATGTCTATGTGCCAGGTTGTCCTGCGAAGCCGGAGGCTATAATAGACGGGCTTTATAAAGCGGCTGAGATTTTAAAAGAAAAATATGAAAAAATGGGGAAAGCTGAAGAGGTGTTAAAATGA
- a CDS encoding 4Fe-4S binding protein, translated as MLDMLKNVVSNLTHKPATRKYPFEKREPFERARGHIENDIEKCILCGICQRVCPSNCIQVDRKEGTWGFEPFACIICGVCVDACPTKSLTMLREYRPISNDKYVVLQKKEVKNPPEKDKKEGI; from the coding sequence ATGCTGGATATGCTTAAAAATGTAGTAAGTAATCTTACTCATAAACCGGCTACAAGAAAATATCCTTTTGAAAAGAGAGAACCTTTCGAAAGGGCAAGAGGCCATATAGAAAATGATATTGAGAAGTGTATCTTATGTGGTATATGTCAAAGAGTTTGCCCTTCAAATTGTATACAGGTAGATAGAAAAGAAGGGACGTGGGGCTTTGAGCCTTTTGCTTGTATAATATGTGGTGTTTGTGTGGATGCTTGTCCTACTAAGTCCCTGACCATGCTAAGAGAATATCGACCTATTTCTAATGACAAATATGTCGTATTGCAAAAGAAAGAGGTTAAAAATCCTCCTGAAAAGGATAAGAAGGAAGGAATATAA
- a CDS encoding NADH-quinone oxidoreductase subunit C, translating into MITTKEIKLEDIEKETKYYYENGYRFVTETCLEEEGKFKIIYTFEKDYQMDSFHVFVSPQEEVPSISKIYFAALPVENEIHEMFGMKFKNLVLDFQGLLFLGEYAPISPQASIEIMRRDKGDKNE; encoded by the coding sequence ATGATTACGACTAAAGAAATAAAATTGGAGGATATCGAAAAAGAAACGAAATATTATTATGAAAATGGGTATAGATTTGTTACTGAAACATGTCTTGAAGAAGAAGGCAAATTTAAAATAATTTATACCTTTGAAAAAGACTATCAAATGGATAGTTTTCATGTTTTTGTATCTCCACAAGAAGAGGTACCCAGCATTTCAAAAATATATTTTGCTGCACTTCCTGTGGAAAATGAGATACATGAAATGTTTGGAATGAAATTTAAAAATTTAGTACTTGACTTCCAAGGATTGTTATTTTTAGGGGAATACGCTCCTATTTCTCCACAAGCTAGTATAGAAATCATGAGAAGGGATAAAGGTGATAAGAATGAGTGA